One genomic window of Geoanaerobacter pelophilus includes the following:
- a CDS encoding CAP domain-containing protein translates to MLSQKAHKNNLLNKILNQALVVFIFLISLQPAFANDNIMKQVTEETGEFSCLTEKEAKLFQIINEYRESYGLPPIANSRSLNKVARVHVIDLVENKPADGEDSRGLSCSLHSWSNKGSWRSVCYTKDHAYADAMWDKPREITNYTYSGDGYENAYATTDESVTPEKVLEAWKRSPSHNAILLEKEMWKGSNLLALGIGIYKNHAVIWVGSLIDPLGALPVCKSTI, encoded by the coding sequence ATGTTAAGCCAGAAAGCTCATAAAAATAACCTACTAAATAAAATCCTGAACCAGGCTCTGGTTGTATTTATCTTCTTAATATCTTTGCAACCAGCTTTTGCAAACGATAATATCATGAAGCAAGTCACTGAAGAAACCGGTGAATTTTCTTGCCTCACTGAAAAAGAAGCAAAGCTCTTTCAGATTATTAATGAATACCGTGAATCTTACGGCCTGCCCCCGATTGCTAATTCCAGATCATTGAACAAGGTTGCCCGTGTTCACGTGATTGATCTAGTTGAGAACAAACCAGCCGATGGAGAGGATAGTCGTGGGCTAAGCTGTTCGCTTCATAGTTGGTCAAACAAAGGTTCTTGGCGATCAGTATGTTACACAAAAGACCATGCCTATGCTGACGCAATGTGGGATAAACCGCGAGAAATAACGAATTATACTTATTCAGGGGATGGCTACGAAAATGCCTACGCCACCACGGATGAATCGGTAACTCCTGAAAAAGTACTTGAAGCCTGGAAAAGAAGTCCAAGTCACAATGCCATTCTACTTGAAAAAGAAATGTGGAAAGGTAGTAACCTCCTTGCTTTAGGCATAGGCATATACAAAAACCATGCTGTAATCTGGGTAGGGTCTCTGATTGATCCTCTTGGTGCACT
- a CDS encoding aldo/keto reductase, whose protein sequence is MQQSILGRTGITVSRLVYGTLPMGPLQAALSPDEGGRLIRHALELGVSMLDTAELYGSYPHIRAGVEGYRGSVTIVSKTHALDATTARSHIERGLRELGRERIDIVHCHAARVADPFVDRAEVIAELLKMKAEGKIGHVGLSTHYISAVRRAAQHPEIEVVHPLINRTGMGIIDGTAQEMADAIKACADSGTGIYAMKALAGGNLISSARESIGYVLGLPGVHAVALGMLSQEEIEANIRLFSTGEADAVAWQHLEARTRHLRIMERFCKGCGQCVPACVNSALSLVEGKATVDEETCVLCGYCGAACPEFIIRVV, encoded by the coding sequence ATGCAGCAGTCAATTCTTGGCAGAACAGGTATAACTGTAAGCCGTCTGGTATATGGCACTCTTCCGATGGGTCCTTTGCAAGCGGCTCTCTCTCCGGACGAGGGAGGCAGGCTCATCCGCCATGCCCTTGAACTGGGTGTTAGCATGCTGGATACGGCAGAGCTTTATGGTTCCTATCCTCATATTCGCGCCGGAGTCGAAGGTTATCGTGGGTCTGTCACTATTGTCAGTAAGACCCACGCTCTTGATGCTACCACAGCCAGGAGCCATATTGAACGTGGACTCAGGGAACTGGGGCGTGAGCGGATCGACATAGTTCACTGCCATGCGGCACGGGTGGCTGATCCTTTCGTAGATCGAGCTGAGGTGATTGCGGAACTGCTGAAGATGAAGGCTGAGGGCAAAATAGGACATGTCGGGCTTTCCACTCATTATATTTCGGCAGTGCGCAGGGCCGCTCAGCATCCTGAGATAGAAGTTGTCCACCCCTTGATCAATCGCACTGGCATGGGGATCATCGACGGGACTGCACAAGAGATGGCAGACGCCATCAAGGCTTGTGCTGACTCAGGAACCGGAATTTACGCAATGAAGGCCCTTGCCGGCGGAAACCTCATCTCTTCTGCTCGCGAAAGCATTGGCTATGTTCTGGGGTTACCCGGCGTTCATGCCGTTGCTTTAGGTATGCTCTCCCAAGAGGAAATAGAGGCGAATATCCGGCTTTTTTCCACCGGAGAGGCAGATGCTGTTGCCTGGCAGCATCTTGAGGCCCGGACGCGCCATCTTCGGATAATGGAGCGTTTCTGCAAAGGGTGCGGTCAGTGTGTGCCAGCTTGCGTCAACAGCGCACTTTCACTTGTTGAGGGTAAAGCGACGGTGGATGAGGAGACCTGCGTTCTTTGCGGGTATTGCGGGGCGGCTTGTCCCGAGTTTATTATCAGGGTTGTTTAA
- a CDS encoding TolC family protein encodes MQFSTLSIFFITLLAIPGVTVAAPLTLKECLERGKRNNPSVVVAKRDSAIAAIGAKHAKAAFYPRLDMQGGYTMQLESQAVEINGRSAETQQADFAYANAALVYTLYDFGRRDARRLSAQSSADAEESNVLTREQDTSMQIIATFYGILEAGKLVKAAEEEALQVAEHLKIASIMFDQGVVTRNDVLQAEVRLASAKQKLLSMRNRLDNLRLQLNFLTGADPASREDLVEQVEIPSETAVLPEPKKALEKRPEIRALKKRIEASAYDLSESNSAWYPEIFSRLALDYVQNDRVREQTIMSATIGLKMNIFDGYATTTAKQRAVSIKARADETLRLAEAQFQLELATAVNDSRVARERIAVTETAIRQSEENLRINKDRYQARVGTATDVLDAQTLLTQSKTEHYSSIYDLQVAVARIKRAMGEL; translated from the coding sequence ATGCAGTTTTCCACTCTCAGTATTTTTTTCATCACCCTGCTCGCCATCCCTGGGGTGACAGTTGCAGCCCCCCTTACCTTGAAGGAGTGCCTGGAGCGTGGGAAGCGCAACAACCCCTCCGTTGTTGTTGCTAAAAGAGACAGTGCCATTGCCGCCATCGGCGCGAAACACGCAAAAGCCGCTTTTTATCCGCGACTGGACATGCAGGGTGGTTACACCATGCAGCTTGAGTCTCAGGCAGTCGAAATAAATGGCCGCTCTGCAGAAACCCAGCAGGCAGACTTTGCTTATGCCAACGCAGCACTGGTTTATACCCTTTACGATTTCGGCCGCCGAGACGCCAGGCGACTGTCGGCGCAGTCGTCTGCCGACGCCGAAGAAAGCAATGTGCTAACCCGCGAGCAGGACACTTCCATGCAGATCATTGCAACATTTTACGGGATACTGGAGGCGGGAAAACTCGTCAAGGCCGCTGAAGAAGAGGCATTGCAGGTTGCTGAACACCTCAAGATAGCGTCAATAATGTTCGACCAGGGTGTTGTCACCAGAAACGACGTACTTCAAGCCGAGGTGCGGCTGGCATCTGCAAAGCAGAAGCTGCTGTCAATGCGGAACCGGCTTGATAACCTCAGACTCCAGCTCAATTTCCTTACCGGAGCCGATCCGGCATCTCGGGAAGATCTTGTTGAGCAGGTCGAAATCCCGTCGGAAACAGCGGTACTTCCAGAGCCGAAAAAAGCGCTTGAGAAGCGGCCAGAGATTCGTGCATTGAAGAAGAGGATAGAAGCGAGCGCATATGACCTTAGCGAGAGCAACAGCGCCTGGTATCCGGAGATATTCAGCAGACTGGCCCTCGATTACGTGCAGAATGACAGGGTCCGCGAGCAGACAATCATGTCGGCAACCATCGGGCTCAAGATGAATATCTTTGATGGCTACGCCACAACTACCGCAAAGCAACGGGCAGTCAGCATAAAAGCACGTGCGGACGAAACTCTGAGGCTTGCCGAGGCACAGTTCCAACTGGAATTGGCAACTGCGGTCAACGACAGCCGCGTCGCCAGGGAAAGGATTGCCGTCACCGAAACAGCGATACGGCAGAGCGAAGAAAACCTGAGGATCAATAAAGACCGGTACCAGGCGAGAGTTGGCACAGCAACTGACGTTCTCGATGCCCAGACCCTACTCACACAGTCAAAGACCGAGCATTACAGTTCGATTTACGATTTGCAGGTTGCCGTCGCCCGCATCAAACGGGCAATGGGAGAGCTTTGA
- the glgA gene encoding glycogen synthase GlgA, producing MGLKILMAASECVPFAKAGGLGDVVGALPKYLEKLGHDVRIVMPRYYCVDREKYGLKLLPGILVVPMGVIGNQYCGVYEGRLPGSDVVVYFLEHEGYYGRDGLYEVNNEGFLDNDNRFAFLSKAALEICKMLDFRPDIVHAHDWHTAAIPVLLNTLYLNDPFVGGRPTLLTVHNMQYQGDFYEGLMDVLGVGWEWFNFLNLEKDGAVNLLKGGLYHATLINTVSNGYAREMHTSDYGWGLEGVVRERSADLFGILNGVDYGEWSPENDPFIPATYSACNLSGKKICKRELQMEMGLPVRDDVPLFGIVSRMVKQKGIDILAEALPWILSLDVQFVMLGGGEPWAHFYFGDVMAAHPDKFRVKIGYDNPLAHRIEAGCDFFVMPSAFEPCGLNQMYSLRYGTLPIVRATGGLDDSVENFHEGALTGTGFKFWEYKARALFDTVGWALHTWFNRKDAMKKLISNAMQQQFTWEDAADKYQALYLLAIERRLGGENLKGRLASVHSLDRPAGTLKQQIRRRAPARKR from the coding sequence ATGGGTTTGAAAATATTAATGGCTGCTTCCGAATGTGTCCCTTTTGCCAAAGCGGGCGGTCTAGGTGACGTGGTCGGCGCCCTTCCCAAATACCTGGAAAAGCTCGGGCATGATGTAAGGATCGTCATGCCCCGCTATTATTGTGTTGACCGAGAGAAATATGGTTTGAAACTCCTTCCTGGTATTCTGGTTGTGCCTATGGGGGTAATCGGCAACCAGTACTGCGGAGTTTATGAAGGACGACTTCCAGGTAGTGACGTTGTGGTGTATTTCCTTGAACACGAAGGATACTACGGACGTGACGGTCTTTACGAGGTTAACAATGAAGGATTTCTGGACAACGATAACCGGTTTGCCTTTTTATCAAAGGCAGCACTGGAAATCTGTAAAATGCTCGACTTCCGCCCCGACATTGTTCATGCTCACGACTGGCATACGGCCGCCATTCCGGTTCTGCTGAATACTTTATACCTCAATGACCCTTTTGTGGGTGGTAGGCCCACATTGCTGACTGTTCATAACATGCAATACCAAGGGGATTTCTATGAAGGACTGATGGATGTTCTTGGGGTTGGCTGGGAGTGGTTCAATTTCCTTAACCTTGAGAAGGACGGAGCGGTCAATCTACTGAAAGGTGGTCTGTACCATGCCACTCTGATCAATACGGTGAGCAATGGTTATGCACGGGAGATGCACACTTCGGATTATGGGTGGGGGCTTGAAGGTGTCGTGCGCGAACGCTCTGCAGACCTGTTCGGCATTCTGAACGGAGTAGATTACGGAGAGTGGAGTCCTGAGAATGACCCCTTCATTCCTGCAACCTACTCAGCTTGTAACCTTTCGGGGAAAAAGATATGCAAGCGTGAGCTTCAAATGGAGATGGGGTTGCCGGTGCGCGATGACGTGCCTTTGTTCGGTATTGTCTCCCGGATGGTCAAGCAGAAGGGAATAGATATTTTGGCCGAAGCACTGCCTTGGATTCTTTCTTTGGATGTCCAGTTCGTTATGCTTGGCGGTGGCGAGCCGTGGGCTCATTTTTACTTTGGAGATGTGATGGCTGCGCATCCTGATAAGTTCAGGGTAAAAATTGGCTATGACAACCCTCTTGCCCACCGGATTGAGGCTGGCTGCGATTTTTTCGTGATGCCGTCAGCGTTTGAGCCGTGCGGACTGAACCAGATGTACTCACTCAGATATGGCACTCTGCCTATTGTCAGAGCTACCGGAGGGCTTGATGACAGTGTAGAAAACTTTCATGAGGGTGCTTTGACTGGGACTGGGTTTAAGTTCTGGGAGTATAAAGCCAGGGCGTTGTTTGATACTGTCGGCTGGGCTCTGCACACTTGGTTCAACCGTAAAGATGCGATGAAAAAGCTTATCTCAAATGCCATGCAACAGCAATTTACCTGGGAAGATGCAGCTGACAAATACCAAGCTCTTTACCTTTTGGCCATTGAAAGGCGGCTTGGAGGAGAGAACCTCAAGGGGCGGCTTGCTTCGGTCCATTCGCTGGATCGTCCTGCTGGAACTTTAAAGCAACAGATCCGGCGGCGTGCTCCTGCAAGGAAGCGATAA
- a CDS encoding sensor histidine kinase: MHRYLFKFMDNLRLRWKMLVVVMPQVVIPIFVVGSLVGLIASRQAYQGITKTSKDDLQHMAAFTTDLLNAHHQQFQVYKKDKQRTINLELATLANLSYNLVDSENNQAKKGSIDLATARQEARKALKQVNVGATGYIYAMNTKGDLMVHIAREGENVYNEKDENGRYFIREICESAKKSKPGEILYITYPWRNAAIGDQHPRTKVVAYRYFREWDWIIAAGSYADETYEDAAFEKSAFEDLRSRIKSKKVGDTGYIFCMDRKGKLTIHPDSEGVNIFDARDLSGSYFIREMCAKKSGWIRYPWKNKGDKAPRMKIVRYEYFEPWDWIVAVGSYEDEFYRDANKIKGTILGALIPLVLIMGGIAAGMVTLASKVLTDPINHMIEVIRKVKSGRLEERMAVESGDELGELASAFNRMTEIIRHNKEMEATLAQQGKMASLGVLSSGVAHEINNPLGVILGYASYLEGKMSPDDPGYQYIHEIKRESKRCKKIVQDLLSYARTPKPDMEMTDINLLLDQIVNFAANHTDMYHVTVAKEFGAGLPEILVDGDQLRQVAINLILNSGSAMPKGGKLVVSTRLAEDGFIEIAFVDTGAGIPPENLEKIFEPFFTTKEKGTGLGLAITKQIIEMHHGTVSIDSRVGEGTTVTVRLPVDQEEL; the protein is encoded by the coding sequence ATGCATCGTTATCTTTTCAAATTCATGGACAACCTGAGACTTCGCTGGAAGATGCTGGTCGTGGTCATGCCGCAGGTGGTCATTCCCATATTTGTTGTTGGCAGTCTCGTGGGATTGATTGCATCGCGTCAGGCTTACCAAGGGATTACCAAGACCAGCAAAGACGATCTGCAACATATGGCGGCATTCACCACAGACCTGTTGAATGCCCATCACCAGCAGTTTCAGGTCTACAAGAAAGACAAGCAGCGAACGATCAATCTCGAACTCGCAACCTTGGCCAATCTCTCTTACAACCTGGTGGATAGTGAAAACAACCAGGCGAAAAAGGGGAGCATCGATCTCGCTACCGCCAGACAGGAGGCGCGCAAGGCTCTGAAGCAGGTCAACGTCGGCGCGACCGGCTATATCTATGCGATGAATACCAAAGGTGACCTGATGGTTCACATCGCGCGCGAAGGGGAGAATGTCTATAACGAAAAAGACGAGAATGGTCGCTATTTCATCCGCGAGATCTGTGAATCTGCCAAAAAATCGAAACCCGGGGAGATCCTTTACATAACCTATCCCTGGAGGAACGCGGCCATCGGTGATCAGCATCCTAGAACTAAGGTTGTGGCTTATCGTTATTTCCGAGAGTGGGACTGGATCATCGCTGCAGGGAGCTATGCTGATGAGACTTATGAAGATGCTGCATTCGAAAAGAGCGCGTTTGAAGATCTGAGGAGCAGGATCAAGAGCAAAAAGGTCGGCGATACCGGCTATATTTTCTGCATGGACCGCAAAGGCAAGCTGACCATTCATCCGGACAGCGAAGGTGTTAATATTTTTGATGCCCGCGACCTCAGCGGTTCCTATTTTATTCGCGAGATGTGCGCCAAAAAGAGCGGCTGGATCCGCTACCCATGGAAAAACAAGGGTGACAAGGCGCCGCGGATGAAGATTGTCCGCTATGAGTATTTCGAGCCCTGGGACTGGATTGTCGCGGTAGGATCATATGAGGACGAGTTTTATCGTGATGCCAACAAGATAAAGGGGACGATTCTCGGCGCACTCATTCCGCTGGTGCTGATAATGGGGGGTATTGCTGCGGGCATGGTGACCCTTGCCTCAAAGGTGCTCACCGATCCGATAAACCATATGATAGAGGTAATTCGCAAGGTTAAGAGTGGCAGGCTTGAGGAACGGATGGCCGTTGAGAGCGGCGACGAGCTCGGGGAGCTGGCGTCTGCCTTCAACCGGATGACCGAGATTATCCGTCACAACAAAGAGATGGAGGCTACTCTTGCCCAGCAGGGTAAGATGGCATCGCTCGGGGTCCTTTCATCAGGCGTTGCTCATGAGATCAACAATCCGCTCGGGGTCATTCTTGGTTACGCGAGTTACCTTGAAGGAAAGATGTCACCCGATGACCCCGGCTATCAATATATTCACGAGATCAAGCGGGAGAGCAAGAGGTGCAAGAAGATAGTTCAGGATCTGCTTTCTTATGCCCGTACCCCCAAACCTGACATGGAGATGACGGATATCAACCTTCTCCTTGACCAGATTGTCAATTTTGCAGCAAACCATACGGACATGTACCATGTAACCGTGGCAAAGGAGTTTGGTGCGGGCCTCCCGGAAATCCTTGTCGATGGCGATCAACTGAGGCAGGTTGCAATCAACCTGATCCTCAATTCGGGATCGGCCATGCCTAAAGGAGGCAAACTGGTTGTCAGTACCAGACTTGCAGAAGACGGTTTTATCGAGATTGCTTTTGTTGATACCGGCGCTGGTATTCCCCCTGAAAATCTGGAGAAGATCTTTGAGCCATTTTTTACCACAAAAGAGAAGGGTACCGGTCTTGGACTTGCCATAACCAAGCAGATTATCGAGATGCACCATGGAACGGTCAGTATTGATAGTAGGGTGGGAGAGGGTACTACGGTAACGGTTAGGTTGCCTGTCGACCAGGAAGAGCTGTAA
- a CDS encoding inositol monophosphatase family protein: protein MNEYLSVAVAAARKAGALQLDRLHGEFKISHKGAIDLVTEVDRESEALIVGMLREAFPDSDILAEENDYGARRSNMAWIVDPLDGTTNFAHRLPWFCVSIGLEVDGEISVAALYHPCMDEMFTAVKGEGAFLNGKQLAVSEIVNLKSSILASGFPYDRTWDNENNLELYSRFTMATQGVRRFGAAALDLAYVAAGRIDGFWECKLKPWDVAAGKLLVEEAGGRVTNYAGEAYSVYEHRIIASNSRVHDEMLGIIAPL, encoded by the coding sequence ATGAATGAATACCTCAGCGTTGCGGTAGCTGCTGCCCGAAAGGCGGGGGCACTTCAACTGGATCGTCTGCATGGAGAATTCAAGATCTCGCACAAAGGTGCAATAGATCTGGTGACCGAAGTGGACCGGGAGAGTGAAGCCTTGATCGTAGGGATGCTGCGAGAGGCATTCCCTGATAGCGATATTCTGGCGGAAGAGAACGATTACGGCGCACGTCGCTCAAACATGGCCTGGATTGTTGACCCACTTGACGGGACAACCAACTTTGCCCACCGTCTTCCCTGGTTCTGTGTTTCTATAGGGTTGGAGGTTGACGGTGAGATCTCAGTGGCAGCCCTTTATCACCCCTGCATGGATGAGATGTTTACCGCAGTCAAAGGGGAGGGGGCATTCCTCAACGGCAAGCAGTTGGCAGTTTCCGAAATAGTAAACCTCAAAAGCAGTATTCTTGCCTCAGGATTTCCCTATGACCGGACCTGGGATAACGAGAATAATCTTGAATTGTACTCCAGATTTACCATGGCGACGCAGGGTGTCAGGCGATTCGGCGCCGCTGCCCTTGATCTGGCGTATGTTGCTGCCGGGAGAATCGATGGTTTCTGGGAGTGCAAGTTGAAGCCATGGGATGTTGCTGCAGGGAAGCTGCTGGTGGAGGAGGCTGGCGGCAGAGTCACCAATTATGCCGGAGAAGCGTATTCAGTTTACGAGCATAGGATAATTGCCAGCAACTCAAGGGTGCATGATGAAATGCTCGGCATTATTGCTCCCCTTTAG
- a CDS encoding TolC family protein yields the protein MKHLITAAAVSLMLTANADAQENTLKLSVKDAVKFAVERNLDVKTELYNPAQAEADIRKNRAIYETHLTADTSYNQSTTYSPSLGGGVDQKEFNFTPGAYKLLPTGGTVNLSFDNSYKKNSVATTLGSYWESMLNLSLSQPLLKNFGRDSTELNIKVAELSKDASVKRFKTKLLTVVAQVNSEYFLLHSLKEDLVSKRTSLELAQRILKETEARVKAGVLPAMEILNAQFGVSSREKDTIDAEKAVKDQEDILRVLLQLDGSAEIIPTDAPNRTEYTLNEDDAIKKALSGRPELDDLKFQLTSSEIQTRVLKGRTLPDLSLTSSVGLMGLGDTYGRDFERLGSTDYPIWSVGLKLDYPLGNQSAENDFRKSKLRTEQIRTQLEALNSSLASEVRTAIRAVTSSYKQLDVADRGRAYAEERLKAYLKKSEVGLATNKDVLDVENDLSTARTNQIKAQVAYTNALSQYWKSTGELLDREGIKVNSSQADNLYNKSR from the coding sequence GTGAAACACCTAATCACGGCTGCTGCCGTATCCCTTATGCTGACAGCCAATGCAGATGCCCAGGAAAACACGCTCAAACTTTCGGTCAAAGACGCCGTCAAGTTCGCCGTAGAAAGAAACCTTGACGTCAAAACCGAGCTCTATAACCCGGCACAAGCCGAGGCTGATATCCGCAAAAACCGGGCAATATACGAAACCCATCTGACTGCAGATACCTCGTACAACCAGTCAACAACATACTCTCCATCACTGGGTGGTGGCGTTGACCAGAAGGAGTTCAATTTTACGCCCGGAGCCTACAAACTCCTGCCCACAGGTGGCACCGTTAATCTTTCATTTGACAATTCCTATAAGAAAAACAGTGTCGCCACTACGCTTGGCTCCTATTGGGAATCAATGCTCAACCTCTCATTGTCGCAGCCGCTGCTGAAGAACTTCGGCAGAGACAGTACCGAGTTGAATATCAAGGTTGCCGAACTCAGTAAAGATGCTTCAGTAAAGCGTTTCAAGACAAAGCTGCTGACAGTGGTTGCGCAGGTAAACAGTGAATATTTTTTGCTGCACAGTTTGAAGGAAGACCTTGTGTCCAAAAGGACATCACTGGAACTGGCACAACGGATTCTTAAAGAAACTGAAGCCCGTGTTAAAGCAGGGGTTCTGCCGGCCATGGAGATTCTCAATGCCCAGTTCGGTGTTTCTTCCAGGGAGAAAGATACGATCGACGCCGAAAAAGCGGTAAAAGATCAGGAAGATATCCTGCGAGTGTTGTTGCAGCTCGACGGTTCAGCAGAAATAATCCCTACGGATGCACCAAACAGGACCGAATATACACTAAACGAGGATGATGCCATTAAGAAGGCTCTTAGCGGCCGCCCAGAACTGGATGACCTGAAGTTCCAGCTCACATCGAGCGAAATCCAGACACGGGTCTTAAAGGGCCGAACCTTGCCGGACCTGTCTCTGACATCCTCAGTCGGACTAATGGGGCTTGGAGACACCTATGGGCGCGACTTTGAGCGCCTCGGTTCTACCGATTATCCGATTTGGAGTGTGGGGTTGAAGCTTGACTACCCCCTCGGCAATCAATCCGCTGAAAACGATTTCCGGAAAAGCAAACTCCGGACCGAACAAATCAGAACTCAACTGGAAGCCCTGAATTCTTCCTTGGCCAGCGAGGTACGAACGGCAATCCGCGCGGTAACATCAAGTTACAAGCAGCTTGATGTGGCTGATCGCGGCAGGGCTTATGCCGAAGAGCGCTTGAAGGCATATCTGAAAAAGAGCGAGGTTGGTCTGGCCACCAACAAGGACGTTCTTGATGTCGAAAATGATCTGTCAACAGCAAGGACGAATCAGATCAAGGCGCAGGTAGCCTATACCAACGCCCTCTCGCAGTACTGGAAATCAACAGGTGAACTGCTCGACCGCGAAGGAATTAAAGTGAATAGTTCCCAGGCAGACAATCTTTATAATAAGTCGAGGTAG
- a CDS encoding sigma-54-dependent transcriptional regulator: MTDKKKRIMLIDNEEGLCRMMQAVLEDSGYDVKAYVRSFEAVEDFKPGDWDMVVSDIKMPGMDGLEVLQRIKQKEPGIPVIMITAYATVEMSIQALRKGAYDMLTKPFEPEELLYRVKNALKHTQLLEENRELREELVGKFRFNNIIGASAALKEVLDKVEKIAIRDTSVLITGESGTGKELIAQAIHYNSLRKDKKFVAINCGALPETLLESELFGSKKGAFTGASADRQGLLEAADGGTLFLDEVGNLPMNVQKTLLRFLQEQEFNRIGDTKTIKVDVRIISATNADLKGSVKDGSFREDLYYRLNVMNLHLPPLRERTADIPLLAAHFITLQNKKFGTQIKGVDAEGLEAVLNYPWPGNIRQLKNVIEASMALESGDYISMQCLSQFIEIHLPHEGGEALVLDESDYSRALSRFEMDYLKGLLRKNKGNIESAAREAGMNMATIYRKIKKYNIRKEDCS; this comes from the coding sequence ATGACGGACAAAAAGAAAAGAATAATGTTGATCGACAACGAAGAAGGGCTTTGCCGGATGATGCAGGCTGTTCTTGAAGACAGCGGCTATGATGTTAAGGCATACGTCCGTTCTTTCGAGGCGGTGGAGGATTTCAAGCCTGGAGATTGGGATATGGTAGTCTCCGACATCAAAATGCCGGGGATGGACGGGCTGGAGGTGCTGCAACGGATCAAACAGAAGGAACCGGGGATTCCGGTGATAATGATTACTGCTTATGCCACGGTAGAGATGTCTATCCAGGCCCTGCGCAAGGGAGCCTACGACATGCTTACCAAGCCGTTCGAGCCGGAGGAGCTGCTCTACAGGGTCAAAAATGCCTTGAAACACACCCAGTTGCTTGAGGAAAACCGGGAACTGCGTGAAGAACTGGTCGGCAAGTTCAGGTTCAACAATATAATTGGCGCTTCTGCTGCTTTGAAAGAGGTGCTTGATAAGGTCGAAAAAATTGCCATCCGCGATACCTCGGTGCTTATTACCGGCGAGTCCGGTACTGGCAAGGAGCTTATCGCCCAGGCAATTCATTATAACTCACTCCGCAAGGACAAGAAATTCGTTGCCATCAACTGCGGTGCACTCCCTGAGACGCTCCTCGAATCTGAACTGTTCGGTTCAAAGAAGGGGGCGTTCACAGGTGCAAGCGCTGACCGTCAGGGCCTCTTAGAGGCCGCTGACGGCGGGACGCTTTTCCTTGACGAGGTCGGCAACCTCCCGATGAATGTGCAGAAGACCCTTCTCCGCTTCCTGCAGGAGCAGGAGTTCAACCGCATCGGCGATACGAAAACAATTAAGGTGGATGTAAGAATCATTTCAGCTACCAATGCAGATCTGAAGGGGAGCGTAAAGGATGGCTCTTTCCGGGAAGACCTTTATTACCGGCTGAATGTTATGAATCTTCACCTGCCGCCGTTGCGGGAGCGGACAGCAGATATCCCTCTCCTTGCTGCGCATTTCATAACACTGCAGAACAAGAAATTCGGCACCCAGATTAAGGGGGTGGATGCAGAGGGCTTGGAAGCGGTTCTTAATTACCCTTGGCCCGGCAACATCCGCCAGTTGAAAAATGTTATTGAGGCATCAATGGCTCTTGAATCCGGAGATTACATATCCATGCAATGCCTCTCTCAATTTATCGAGATTCATCTCCCACATGAAGGCGGCGAGGCATTAGTCCTAGATGAAAGTGATTATTCGAGGGCGCTTTCGCGATTTGAGATGGATTACCTCAAAGGGCTGCTCAGGAAAAACAAGGGCAATATTGAGTCTGCCGCTAGAGAGGCCGGCATGAATATGGCCACAATCTACCGAAAGATAAAAAAATATAACATTCGCAAGGAGGATTGCTCGTAA
- a CDS encoding DUF2721 domain-containing protein translates to MSLHNLLEILASPQVLTAMITPVVLISACGTLIFSTSGRLGRLYDRLNTLKGELEGIMAGKLDLPEERITYAQEQLRLQRRRGVLIQRALASLYSATLMFIAASLAVALSVALGRLAWLATVFALSGGAFLFVASALLLFESRYNLTFINHHIDFIASLQEHAAGSVALKFQQDDPANGPKQAAP, encoded by the coding sequence ATGTCTTTACACAATCTACTGGAAATACTTGCCAGTCCACAGGTGCTAACCGCCATGATCACACCAGTGGTGTTGATATCAGCATGCGGAACACTGATATTTTCAACGTCAGGCCGGTTGGGCCGACTCTATGACCGGCTGAATACTTTGAAAGGAGAACTTGAGGGGATAATGGCTGGGAAATTAGACCTGCCTGAAGAACGAATCACCTATGCGCAAGAGCAGTTGAGACTGCAAAGACGGCGTGGTGTCCTTATCCAACGCGCTCTGGCATCTCTTTACAGCGCAACACTGATGTTTATTGCTGCAAGCCTTGCAGTGGCACTCTCTGTAGCCCTCGGACGCCTGGCCTGGCTGGCAACAGTGTTCGCCCTGTCCGGAGGTGCCTTCCTGTTTGTCGCCAGCGCTCTACTGCTTTTCGAAAGCCGATATAACCTGACCTTCATCAATCATCATATTGACTTTATCGCTTCCTTGCAGGAGCACGCCGCCGGATCTGTTGCTTTAAAGTTCCAGCAGGACGATCCAGCGAATGGACCGAAGCAAGCCGCCCCTTGA